A stretch of the Amycolatopsis sp. BJA-103 genome encodes the following:
- a CDS encoding TetR/AcrR family transcriptional regulator — translation MSRLTRAEQQQRTHGHLLEAGREVFLRRGFLAATVEEIATDAGYTRGAVYKHFGGKEGLWLAIIEAGADGHLRGLREALASATTRDEVLAALNPADVADKDAAKWSAAAAEVLAATAQQPETTTQVAAIQRRHDDEVVALLTEHSRRLRLEPAIPLDQAVVMLGALGIGLALRQTVAPAADPGAILTHVLGTLFPSEAT, via the coding sequence ATGTCCAGGCTGACGCGGGCCGAGCAGCAGCAACGCACGCACGGACACCTGCTGGAAGCCGGGCGAGAGGTCTTCCTGCGGCGCGGTTTCCTCGCGGCGACGGTCGAGGAGATCGCGACCGACGCCGGCTACACCCGCGGAGCCGTCTACAAGCATTTCGGTGGCAAGGAAGGGCTGTGGCTGGCGATCATCGAAGCCGGTGCCGACGGCCATCTCCGAGGGCTGCGGGAAGCTCTCGCCAGTGCCACCACTCGCGACGAGGTGCTCGCGGCACTGAACCCCGCGGACGTAGCCGACAAGGACGCGGCGAAATGGAGTGCCGCGGCCGCGGAGGTGCTCGCCGCGACGGCGCAGCAGCCGGAGACCACCACTCAGGTCGCCGCCATCCAGCGGCGTCACGACGACGAGGTGGTCGCCCTGCTGACCGAGCACTCCCGCCGCCTGCGCCTCGAACCCGCGATACCGCTGGACCAGGCCGTCGTCATGCTGGGCGCACTGGGGATCGGCCTCGCCCTGCGTCAGACGGTCGCCCCGGCGGCCGACCCCGGCGCGATCCTCACCCACGTGCTGGGCACGTTGTTCCCGTCCGAGGCAACGTGA
- a CDS encoding NAD(P)-dependent oxidoreductase, producing the protein MKIAVVGASGMTGSRVVTEAVARGHHVTAVFRGDPAEPPHPGVDVVRGDATDVDHMTAVLAGADAIVGATRPAPGAEDTVAATITALLDAAAGTRVLVVGGAGPLRSPSGGLVIDDPAFVPVAWRTIASASTTQLQACEAHAGDWVYLSPPAMLEPGIRTGGYRRGATTILTAADGSSRISAEDFAIAIVDELENPGQDRHFTVGY; encoded by the coding sequence ATGAAGATCGCCGTTGTCGGAGCGTCGGGCATGACCGGCTCCCGTGTCGTCACCGAGGCCGTCGCCCGCGGGCACCACGTCACCGCCGTCTTCCGCGGTGACCCGGCTGAACCCCCGCACCCGGGCGTCGACGTCGTGCGAGGCGACGCCACCGACGTCGACCACATGACCGCGGTCCTCGCCGGAGCCGACGCCATCGTGGGCGCCACGAGACCCGCGCCCGGCGCGGAAGACACCGTCGCCGCCACCATCACGGCCTTGCTCGACGCCGCAGCGGGTACGCGCGTCCTGGTGGTCGGCGGTGCCGGACCGCTGCGCTCGCCTTCCGGCGGTCTCGTCATCGACGACCCGGCGTTCGTGCCGGTGGCCTGGCGGACCATCGCCTCGGCGAGCACGACGCAGCTCCAAGCCTGCGAAGCGCACGCGGGGGACTGGGTGTACCTCAGCCCGCCCGCGATGCTGGAGCCCGGGATCCGGACCGGGGGCTACCGGCGTGGAGCGACCACCATCCTCACCGCGGCTGACGGCTCGTCCCGGATCTCGGCGGAGGATTTCGCCATCGCGATCGTGGACGAACTCGAGAATCCGGGCCAGGACCGGCATTTCACCGTCGGATATTGA
- a CDS encoding NADP-dependent oxidoreductase, which yields MKKVIFTEFGGPEVLQLVDAEDPHAGPGQVRIAVRAAGVNPFDWRVREGQVLGAHPTTLPSGVGLDAAGVVDEVGEGVTDAEVGDRVFGEGLNTYAEFAVMTVWARMPEGLTFEEAAGYPSVAETALRLIREVGVRSGETLLVSGASGGVGSAVVQIARERGITVIGTAGAANQDYLRGLGAIATTYGEGWAGRVRELGQVDAALDLAGSGVIPELVELTGDPLKVLSIADLGAPEFGVRFSGVAGSVPDALAEASDLISRGKLHIPVEKSYTLADAATAHVDSHAGHTRGRRVIVI from the coding sequence AGGTACGCATCGCGGTGCGAGCCGCGGGTGTGAACCCCTTCGACTGGAGGGTTCGCGAGGGCCAGGTCCTGGGCGCACATCCGACAACGCTTCCCTCAGGGGTCGGGCTGGACGCCGCTGGAGTGGTCGACGAGGTCGGCGAGGGTGTCACGGATGCCGAGGTCGGCGACCGGGTGTTCGGCGAGGGCTTGAACACCTATGCCGAGTTCGCCGTGATGACGGTCTGGGCCAGGATGCCCGAGGGCCTGACGTTCGAAGAGGCGGCCGGATATCCCTCCGTGGCGGAGACCGCGCTGCGCCTCATCCGCGAAGTGGGGGTGCGATCCGGCGAGACGCTGCTGGTCAGCGGCGCGTCCGGCGGGGTCGGATCGGCGGTAGTGCAGATCGCCCGTGAACGCGGCATCACGGTGATCGGCACGGCCGGGGCCGCGAACCAGGATTACTTGCGCGGCCTGGGCGCCATCGCCACGACGTACGGCGAGGGATGGGCAGGACGGGTGCGAGAGCTCGGCCAGGTCGACGCGGCTCTCGACCTCGCGGGATCGGGCGTGATCCCCGAACTCGTCGAGCTCACCGGGGATCCGCTGAAGGTGCTCTCCATCGCCGATCTCGGCGCACCGGAGTTCGGTGTCCGGTTCTCCGGCGTCGCGGGCAGCGTGCCGGACGCGCTCGCCGAGGCCTCGGACCTCATTTCACGGGGCAAGCTCCATATCCCGGTCGAGAAGTCGTACACGCTCGCCGACGCCGCGACCGCGCATGTCGACAGCCATGCCGGTCACACCCGCGGACGCCGGGTCATCGTCATCTGA
- the rraA gene encoding ribonuclease E activity regulator RraA, with amino-acid sequence MIDSFTTADLVDEHGDRLRVCDTQFRQFGGHRKFSGPIRTVSCHEDNGLVKKLLNTPGEGNVLVVDGGGSLHSALTGDMIAKSAVDNGWAGVVVNGAVRDSAELAGLPLGVKALGTNPRKSSKAGVGAVDVPVGFGGVTFTPGDTLYSDDDGVVILPA; translated from the coding sequence GTGATCGATTCCTTCACCACCGCCGACCTCGTCGACGAACACGGCGACCGGCTGCGCGTCTGCGACACCCAGTTCCGCCAGTTCGGCGGGCACCGGAAGTTCTCCGGCCCGATCCGGACCGTCTCCTGTCACGAGGACAACGGCCTGGTCAAGAAGCTGCTGAACACCCCAGGCGAGGGCAACGTCCTGGTCGTCGACGGCGGCGGCTCCCTGCACAGCGCGCTCACCGGCGACATGATCGCGAAATCCGCCGTGGACAACGGCTGGGCGGGCGTGGTCGTCAACGGCGCGGTCCGCGACAGCGCCGAACTCGCCGGACTCCCGCTCGGCGTGAAGGCGCTCGGCACCAACCCGCGCAAGAGTTCCAAGGCGGGAGTCGGCGCCGTCGACGTCCCTGTCGGCTTCGGGGGAGTGACCTTCACTCCCGGCGACACGCTCTACTCCGACGACGACGGCGTCGTGATCCTTCCCGCCTGA
- a CDS encoding EamA family transporter: MKTLTTTPRTAGLTGTALTAFAPMVWGTTYVVTTELLPPGHPLFAGLMRALPAGLIALAITRTLPRGGWWLKAAVLGVLNIGMFFPLLFVAAERLPGGVAATLGAAQPLLVAILAVAVLRQSPSAWRFAWGIVGMVGVGLVVIGPAAGFDVIGVLAGLGGAATMALGVTLTKRWGRPADVGPTAFASWQLTAGGLFLVPVTFLFEGAPPAIDLNAALGYLWLGLIGGLLAYVLWFRGITSLPVTSVAVLGLLSPMVAALLGAALLGQSLGLIQLVGFALALASIVAGQITPKTKQEGIVR, encoded by the coding sequence GTGAAAACGCTGACGACCACACCGCGCACCGCCGGGCTCACCGGCACCGCGCTGACCGCCTTCGCCCCGATGGTCTGGGGTACGACCTATGTCGTCACCACCGAACTGCTCCCGCCGGGACATCCGCTGTTCGCCGGGCTCATGCGCGCCCTCCCCGCGGGCCTGATCGCGCTGGCCATCACCCGCACCCTCCCGCGTGGCGGCTGGTGGCTGAAGGCCGCCGTCCTCGGCGTCCTCAACATCGGGATGTTCTTCCCCCTGCTTTTCGTCGCCGCGGAACGGCTGCCCGGAGGAGTCGCGGCCACCCTCGGCGCCGCCCAGCCGCTCCTCGTCGCGATCCTCGCCGTGGCCGTGCTGCGGCAGAGCCCGTCCGCGTGGCGGTTCGCCTGGGGAATCGTCGGGATGGTGGGCGTCGGGCTGGTCGTGATCGGACCGGCGGCCGGTTTCGACGTCATCGGGGTCCTCGCCGGACTCGGCGGCGCCGCGACCATGGCGCTCGGCGTCACCCTCACCAAACGGTGGGGACGTCCGGCGGACGTCGGACCGACGGCGTTCGCCTCCTGGCAGCTCACCGCTGGCGGACTGTTCCTGGTGCCGGTGACCTTCCTGTTCGAAGGCGCGCCGCCCGCCATCGACCTGAACGCGGCCCTCGGCTACCTCTGGCTCGGGCTGATCGGCGGTCTGCTCGCGTACGTCCTGTGGTTCCGCGGCATCACGTCCCTGCCGGTCACCTCGGTCGCCGTCCTCGGCCTGCTCTCGCCGATGGTCGCCGCGCTGCTCGGCGCCGCACTGCTCGGCCAGTCGCTCGGCCTGATCCAGCTCGTCGGTTTCGCACTCGCCCTGGCCTCGATCGTCGCGGGCCAGATCACCCCGAAGACCAAGCAGGAAGGCATCGTCCGATGA